The Poseidonibacter lekithochrous region TAATGGAAAACCATTATTTGTATCTTTGGCAAGAAAAGCAGGATTTAAATCTAAATATGTGAAAAAAGATTTTAAAGATATTTCATCTTTAGTTCTACCTGCAATTATAATTTTAAAAGATAGTACTTCTTGTATTTTAGAAAAAATAGATAGAGAAAAAGATATTGCTGTTATTCATGTGAATGAGTTTGAAGAAATAAAAGAAGAGATTGAACTCTCTCAAATTGAAGATTTATATAGTGGGGAAATGTTTCTTTTAAAAAAAGAATATTTTGAAAGTGAATTAAAACCAAATTTGCTAAAAAAAAATAATGAACATTGGTTTTGGGGTACAGTTAAAAAGAACTTTTCTATTTATAAAGATGTTGTTATCGCATCAGTTTTAATTAATATTTTTGTGTTATTAACTCCATTTTTTGTAATGAATGTATATGACAGAGTTGTTCCAAATTTTGCTTTAGAAACTTTGTGGGCTATGGCAATTGGGATCTGTGTTATTTATATATTTGACTTGATTACAAAGTTTATAAGAGCTTATTACATTGATATTAGTTCAAAGAAAGTTGATATTATAGTTTCCTCAAAATTATTTGATAAGATTCTAAATATTAAGTTAGAACATAAACCAAAATCAATTGGTTCTTTTGCAAATAATATAAAAGATTTTGAATTAATAAAAAGTTTTTTTTCAAGTAGTACTATTGCTGTATTGGTTGATTTACCTTTTTCAATTTTGTTTTTAGTTGCAATTTATTATATCTCAGGAAGTATTGTTATTGTTCCTTTAATTTTCATTGCTTTAATTATGATGTATTCATTTTTTATTAGAAGACCTTTACATAAAAGTATTGAAGCCTCAAATGAAGCAGTATCATACAAGAATGGTATTTTAATAGAGAGTTTAAATGCTTTAGAAACTATCAAAAGTTTAGGGGCATCGGGACATCTTAGATGGAAATGGGAAGAAAGTACTGCTGATATTTCAACAAAGTCTTTACTTACAAAAATGCTAACAACTTCAATTACAAATATAAATGCATTTTTTGTTCAATTGACAACTGTTTTTGTTGTAATTTATGGTGTTTATGCAATTGCTGAAAAAGACCTGACTTTGGGTGGGCTAATTGCTGCTGTTATTTTAGGAGGACGAGCTATTGGACCTATGGGACAATTTGCTTCTTTAATTAGTAACTATGAGCAAGCCAAAACTTCTTATGTGATGTTAGAAAATATCATGAATCTTCCTGAAGAGAGAGAATCTAATAAAGCTGCAATTCATAAAGAATATATTGAAGGTAGTTTTGAATTTAAAGATGTATCTTTTTTCTATAATGAAAATAAAAAAGTTTTAGATAATGTCTCTTTTTCTGTAAAACAGGGTGAGAAAATTGCAATCATTGGAAAAATTGGTTCTGGAAAATCTACAATTATGAAAATGCTTATGAAACTTTATGATTCAAATGAAGGTGAAATAATTTTAGATGGTATTGAAATTAAACAAATAGAACCATCTGATGTTAGAAAAAATATAGCTTATGTTTCTCAAGATACTTTATTGTTTAATGGAACACTAAAAGAGAATATTTTATATAAATATCCATATGAAAATGATGATATTTTAATTAATGCAACAAAAACTGCTCAGCTTTTAGATTTTGTTAATTCTCATCCTCAAGGCTTTGATCTACAGGTTGGTGAAAGAGGTGATACTTTATCTGGTGGGCAGAAAAAAGCTATTTCTTTAGCAAGAGCTTTAGTTGGAAACTATTCAACTTTATTACTTGATGAACCTACAGATAGTATGGATATCGCAACTGAGAAGAATTTAATTAATGCATTAAAAGATGAAATAAAGGATAAAACAGTTTTATTAACTACTCATAAAAGTTCAATGCTTGATTTAGTTGATAGAGTTATAGTTATTGATAATGGAAGAGTTGTATTAGATGGTGAAAAAAACTATGTACTTAGTGCATTAGCTGGTAAGGTGAAATGATGAAAGAACAAGATAAAACATCAGATTTTGAATTTATGAATTCAGTATCACAAGCTTTAGTTGAAAAAGCACCTAATAGTACAAAAGTAATATTATATATAATTTTAAGTCTTGTTATATTCTTTTTTATATGGGCATATTTTGCAAAAGTTGACCAGCTCGTAAGAGGTGAAAGTAAGGTGATCCCTTATGGTCAAAACCAAATTGTACAAAACTTTGAAGGTGGAATTGTTATTGAAATTCTAGTAGAAGAGGGTGATTTAGTGAAAAAAGGTGATGTCTTATTAAAGCTAAAAAATAAACAATACTCTTCATCTTATGAAAAAAATATATTAGAGATCAATGAATTAAAAGCACAAAGAAATCGACTTATTGCTGAAGCGAATAGTAAAGATTTTATTTTTGATGAGAGAAATGATATTTATCAAAAAGAGTATGATTTATATAAAAGTGATTTGGCACAATTAAAATCTAAATTACAAGTTTTTGATGAACAAATTTCTCAAAAAGAGAAAGAAAAAAATGAGATTAAATCTAGAATACGACATTTAGATCAAAATTTTAAACTAATTAGAGAAGAACAAAAAGTGATGGATCCTTTAGTTAAAAGAGGAATAGTCTCTAAAGTAGAATATTTAAAGCTTTTAAGAGAAGCAAACTCTATTAAAGATGAATTAGAATCTACTAAACTATCTTTACTTAGAACAGCATCATCGGTTAAAGAGTTTAAAAATAGATATAAAGAAGCACAACAACAATTTCAAAATACTGCTCATGCTAAATATAATGAAGTTGTTGCAAAAATTAATCAATTCACTAAACAAAATCAAGGTTTAGCTGATCAAGTTAATAGAACGGTAGTTCTTTCTCCTGTAACTGGCTTTATAAAGAAAATGCATGTTAATACTATTGGTGGTAGCGTTCAGCCTGGAATGGACTTAGTAGAGATTGTTCCAAAAGATAAAAAACTTTTAATTGAAGCGAAAATTAAACCAGAAGATATTGCATTCTTACATTTTGAACAAGATGTTACTTTAAAATTTACGGCATATGATTTTAGTATTTATGGATCATTAGATGGAAAAATAGAAAAAATATCTCCAGATTCAAGTACAGACAAAGAGAATAATACCTATTACTTAATTTACATTAGAACAAATAAAGATTATCTAGGTATTGAATCAAAACCTTTAATGATAATGCCGGGTATGCGAGGTAGCGCTGATATATTGACAGGACAAAAGAATATTTTAACATACCTTTTAAAACCTATTATTAAAACTAAGCAATATGCTTTTACGGAGAACTAAGATGAGAATTATAATGATTTCTCCAAATAGATTATTACATAATCAATGGAATAAGGCTTTAGCAAGAGATGTAGAAATAAAGAATTTATATTTTGAAGAAGAAATTGATTCTTTTGATTATAAAGAGAAAGATATAGTCTTACTTGATTATGATAATCTATCTAGTTTTTTAATTAGAATTTTAAAAGCAAAGGTTATGTGTCTTAGTTCACAACTTGATAATGTGAAAGGTTTCAGACTTTTAAAAGAAGGTGCAAAAGGTTATGGAAATACATATATGACACCTTTAAATTTAAAAGAAGCCATTAAAGTTATTAAAAGTGATAAGGTGTGGATTTATCCTGAACTTATGAGTTTTATTATCGAACATTCAACTTTATCTACAACTTCAAAACAAGATACAAAAATTAATGAATTAAGTACTAGGGAATTTGATGTATCAAAGTTAGTTTCAAGAGGACTTACAAATAAACAAATAGCTAATGAGTTAGATATTACTGAACGTACGGTTAAAGCTCATATAAGTGCTGTATTTGCAAAGTTTGATATAAAAGATAGGGTAACACTAGGAATTAGAATGAAAGATCATGTGGTCTAGTAATTAGATATTAATATGTGGCTTTTACCACATATTAATTAGATTAGTCCTACTACGTCTCTTAATACTCTCATTTTTTCGCTAGCTATTTTAGATGCTTTTTCAGCCCCGTAAGCTAATATCTCATGTACCTCTTTTGGGTTAGCTAAAAGATGTTCTCTTCTTTCTTGATATGGTGCAAAGTACTCAGTCATTTTATCTAATAAAGTTAATTTAAAATGTCCATAACCTTCCCCTGGTGTTGCATATCTAGTTTGTAATTCTTTTAATTCTTCATCATTCATAAATAATTCAGAAAGTTTATAAATATTACAATTTTCCCATTCTTTTACTTCATCAAGTTCTCTTGAATCTGTTACGATTCCCATTACTTGTTTTTTGATTTTCTTTTTTGTATTAAACATATCAATCGTATTTCCGTATGATTTAGACATTTTAGCTCCATCTGTTCCTGGAACTGTTGCTAATACTTCATCAACTTTTGATTGAGGTAATACAAATAAATCTTGTTTATAAGTATGGTTAATTGAAGTTGCAATATCTCTTGCTATTTCAACATGTTGTATTTGATCTTTTCCTACTGGAACTATTTCTGAGTCAAAAAGTAAAATATCTGCAGCCATTAATACAGGATATGAGAATAAACCATGGTTTGCTTGAATTCCTCTTGCAGTTTTATCTTTGTAAGAGTGAGCTCTTTCTAATAATCCCATAGATGTATGGTTTGAAAGTAACCAATATAGCTCTAAAACCTCTTTTACATGATGTTGTACCCAGAAAGTTGCTTTCTCTGGATCCATTCCTAATGCTAAAAAGTTTACTGTTGCTTCAAAGGTATTTTGCTCTAGAACTTCTTTGTCTTTTACTGATGTTAATGCATGATAAGATGCAATAAAAGCAAATAGTTCTCCCTGGTTTTGTGATTCAATAATTCTTTTAATTGCACCGAAGTAATTTCCTATGTGTAATGTTCCAGAAGGTTGAATACCTGATAAAATTCTCAAAGTCATATTCCTTATATTTTTTTGACATTATATCTAAAGTAACTAAAAGTTAATTACTAGATATTTTGATATTTACCTTAGAAATAATTAGCTCTAAATGCATAATAAGATCGTAGTATTCACCCATATAAGATAATGGTACTTTTGTCTCTTCTTTTATTTCTTGTTTTAGTTTTTCAAGTTCTTTTAGTTTTTCTACAAGTTCCTCTTTTGATAGCCCTTCTAATGATAAATCTAAGTCTTGCACTTCATCATACCATCTATAGATTTTTGATCTAATACTCCATCTATAAAGAGGAAATACTCCCTTAAATAAGGGAATCATAAGTGTTAAAAGTGGAATTAAAAGTATTTTTAATCTATCAAGATTTGAAGCTATCCAATAAGGAAAAATCTTTTCTAAAAATGTATCACCATAAGTGAAATATCTAAAAGCTTCTTCATTCATATCTATTTCTATATTATTAATATTAGGAAATTGATTTTCAGCTTCAAATAGAGATTTTCTTTTATGAACTTCTTTTACTTTTTTCAAGAATATTCTAATTAATTCATCTGAAAAATCTTTATTTACTACTAGTGTTGCAGTTGTTGAAAGAAGTTTAATATCACGTGATGGCATATTATTATAAATATCAACAGTACCTTCATATAAGTTGATTGGCTCTAGATAATGAAACTTTTTACTATAAGCTATTGCTCTTTTGAAAGAAAACACAGCAATATCTTTGTTTTCTAATAACTCTTTTATGATTTTAGAATTAGCAGAAGTGACTAGAAAAAGTGCATCTAATTCATCATTTAAAAGTTTGTCTTTTGATTCTTTTGCATTAAAATATTCAAGTTGTGCATTATCTTTATTTATTCCATTAATTGCTAAAACTTCTGAACTTAAGTCTTTTGTTCCACTATGTTCTAAGCCTAAAGAAATTTTCTTTGATTTTAAATCTTGTATATATTGAATATCATTTAAATCTTTTTTATAAAAAAGCCATAAAGGTTCATAATAAACAGAAGCTAGCGCTTCTATACTTTTTGTAGTATTTGCTTTTATTGTACCGTTTTGAATAAAAGCGATATCAACTTTCTTTTCATTTAGAAATTTTATGTTCTCTAATGAACCTGAACTTGTAACAATATTTACTTCAACATCAACCTTATGTAATAACTCTTTATATTTAATAGCTGTTTGGTAGTATTGCCCATGAATAGACCCTGTTGCTATTGTAATAACTCTTTTAGGACTTGGATTTATAAACTGGAATGCTAAATAAAAGGAAGCAATTACCAGTAAAATAACAGGAATAGAAACAGTTAGAAATTTATTTTTCATTGTGGGACTCTTTTTTTAATATATATTACTTTATATTAATTTTTATTATATTTTACTAAAAGATAAATATAATTTCTTTATGATACAATTGCGAAAATTTTTATTAGGAGATAAAATGGCAACAGTAAGAGTTGAAAGAGCATGTGGATGTTTTAGAAATTCAGATTATGAACAAGAAATGCAATTTGAAACAATTGATGAAGCTTTAGAAAAAGCAAATATGATGTGTACTGAAATGAATGAAGACTTCTGTCATAAACATAAATTTACAAGTCATTACGTTGAAGGTGAAGTAATCATCAAGATGGAAATGAACGGTTAAAATCGAATATTTTATTAAATAAGGAGAGTTAAGTCTCCTTATTCTCAAAACTTTTATAGTTTTACTCACACACAATAATTAACAAGTAATCAACAAATAAATCAAAATAAGAAGATAAACTTTAATACATTGATACATGTCATGCCTGTAAAAAATTAATTAAGATACTATTTTATAATAATTAAAATTTAAGGATAGATAATGAGTTTTCATGAGTATATCAGAGCTGTTGGAACGGGACCTAAATCAAATCGTGAACTAACAAAAGAAGAGATGAGCGATGCAATGGAATGTATAATTAATCAAAGTGTACATAGTGAACAAATTGCAGCTTTTTTATTAGGATGGAGAGTTAGACTTGAATCAATAGAGGAATTAAAAACAACATTTGATGTGTGTGATAAATATATTACAAGAACAACTGTAGAGAACTCTATTGAATTAGGTTATCCTTTTGATGGTAAAGCTGATAATCCATATATTTTACCTTTAGTAGCAAAGTATTTAAAAAAGTTTGATTTGAATTTAGTTGTATCAGGTGATGAGCTTCAACCAGCTAAAAAAGGTTTAACAATTAAAGAGTTATACCAAAATGTTAAATTTGATGATAATATTCATTATTTTGATAGAAGTGAATACTTTAAAGAATTAAGTGACTTAACAAAAATTAGAAATATTCTAGGATTAAGAACAGCATTTAATACTGTTGAAAAACTATTAAATCCTGGAAACTCACAATACGCAGTTAATGCAGCCTTCCATAAACCTTATGTAGTGAAATATAATGAACTGTTTGGAAAAAACTATGAGCATCTAGTAATTGTAAAAGGAAATGAAGGAACACCTGAAATTTTCTCTAAATGTAAATATTGGTTAAATCAAGATGGTGTAATAAGTGAACATATAATTGATCCAGAATTTTTTGGAATAAACTATAAAAAATCAACACGAGTTATTCCTAAAGAAGAGTCTTTAAATATGACAAATAATCCAAGTGATGATTTAGAAAAATTAGCTAAATTAAATGCAGCAATGTTTTTAATAGCAGCAAAAAAATCGAATAATATTAAAGATGCCTTTGATATGTTAGATTAGAGTAGGTTGGAGTTTATTTTTATTTAATAAACTCCAGTTTTATTTATTTACTTGGTGGTAAAACTACTGGTACATGTTCAATACATCTAGCCGTAAAGAAACTTCTTGAATAGTTTGGCGAAGAAAACATATGATTCTCTAAAGTCCACTCATTTGATTTCTCAATAGTTACACTTTGTGCTACTTTTCTTGTAGCTCTACTTTCACAAATTACTTTTTCACCATTGTTATATGCATCTTCAACACCAAACATTCTATCTGTAGTTACATAATAATGTAAAGAGATAAATGTTGTCATAACTCCAAATACTAATGCTACACCTTTTTTATAAGCACCTTTTGGCATATATGATCTTGTAGTTACAAAAAGTGCGATTATTAGTATAAATATAGCTATTGCTAAATAGCCTGCTTCTAGTTTTATAAATAGTTCCATTTTACTTCATTCCTTAATTTATATATTTATCTTCCCACGTTTTAAACTCATCACAAAAATATTTAATTCTTACTTTTTTAAATTCTCTTGATGAATAAAGCGGCATATTTGATTTATAATCTATTTCATTAGCAATACTATCTATCACAGCTTGAGTATCTTCTTTTGTTTTTCCATGAATCATAGTAAATAAATTATAGTTCCAAGTAGGGTATTTAGGTCTTAAATAACAATGAGAAACAGCAGAGAAAGAAGCAGCAATTTTTCCAATTTCTTCGCCTTTTTCACCTTCTTCAATATCCCAAACTACCATTGCATTTGCATTGAATCCAGCTTTTCTGTGATTTAGAATACAAGCAAATCTTCTCATAACACCAGCTTCTTGGAAGTCTTTTAGTGTTTCAAAGAACTCATCATAAGTAATATCTAATTTATCAATAATACCTTTGAATGGTTCAGAAACAATATCAATATTATTTTGAGCTTCTTTAATAATATTGTAATGATGTTCATTTAAGTCAAGTTTTTTAAACTCTTTTTTTGCAACTTTTTCTTTTTTATCTTGTTTATTTGTTGTATCAAGTTTTACAGAAATTTTAAAAAGTTTTAATGTAGGTAAGATTATATAATCTTGTGCTTTTGTTAATTTAGATAACAGCTCAACTGTCTCTTCAAGATTTGATTTAGAATTTGGAGCAATTGCTAGAGTGAACCAAATATTATAAGAGTGGTTTCTCTCATAGTTATGTGAAATACCAGGATGTGAATTTAAAATAAGTACAGCATCATCAATATCTTCTTCTTTTATCTCAAAGGCAATTAAAGAAGATTTATAACCAAGTTTTTTAGTATCAAAAATTGCTGATGTTTGTCTAATTATATTGTTTTCTTTTTCCTCTTGTAATATTCTTATTACTTCATCTTCAGTAATATTCAATTCATTTGCTATATGCTCAAAAGGTTTTTTAGTTAAGGGAAAGTTTTTTTGAACTCTATATAGTATTTCATCTTTCATAGTTTTCTCCAAATTCAATTTTGAGAAAGTATATCAACTAATCTTCTTTTATACCTTGATTTAAATTAAGAATTTAAAGAAGGGTTTGTACTATAATGACTATTATTAGAAAATTTTAGGCTTTGTCTGTAATATTTCCACTCTTTTATAAGAAAAAGAGTATAGAGGAATAATGCCAAAAAGAAATAAAGCTATGATATTCTTGATAATAAACAAAGAATAAGTGTAAACAAGAAGGAAAAAAAGTGAAGTCAAAACAGTTATTAATAGCGGCATTTTTTATTATATTTATGTTTTTAGGAATTACTACTTTAAAAGAGAGTATGCCATCACCTAAAAATGATAGAATATATTCTATCCTACAAGAGCAAATGCCCTATATAGTTGAGAAAAGAGCAGGTGGTTTAACTATTAAGAGTAAGATTACAGGAATAAAAGAAAAACCGCCAGCAAAACAAATTTTTCTTAGGTTAGAGCAACTAGAGAAACAGTGGGGACAAGAGTTTTTAAGACTTAAAGGGAACAATTTAATTATTTTAAATAAAGACAAAAAAGAAGTTATGAAAATTCTATTAAAAAATTCAGATGAAATGTCGTGGGTAAAAGAATATTTTGAAATAAAATAAGTAATTAAAAATAGATAAATATTTACACAAACAAATAACATCTTTATATAGGAAATTAAATGCAAACTAAGTTAAAAGATATATTTTTATTCAAAAATTTATGTGATGATACATTAGATAGAATATCAGAATTTACAGTACCAGTTAAGTTACTAAAGGACAATATTTTATTTTATGAAGGTGATGAATCTGAATACCTTTACTTACTTTCAAAAGGTATTGTTAAATTATATAAAACAGCTTCAAATGATAAAGAAATTGTAATGAAATACTTTCATGGAAATGAACTTATTGCTGAGGTTGCAAACTTTGATAATATTCCTTATCCAGCAACTGCACAAGCTTTTACTGATTCAGAAGTTTTAAAAATAGATTTTAAGAAACTAAAAGAAGTGATTTATTCAGACCCTGAATTATCATTTGTAATTCAAGCATCACTTATTAAGAAAATTAGAAATTTAGAAAAAATAGTATTTATGCATGTAGTATTAGATTCAAAAGAAAGAATAGCAAAATACCTATGTGAATACACAGAGGACTTCTTTAATACGAAGAATATTATAGTTGCAGAAATATTAAATATATCACCTGAAACTTTATCTAGAATGCTAAGAGTATTTAAAAATGAAGGTTTAATTGATAGTAAAGCTAAAACAGTAGATAAGAAGAGATTAGAACTTCTCTTCTCTTAAGAGCTTAAGTGGACTAGTAAGTCCACTTAATCTTTTCTCTTAATTTAACAACTTCCCCTACAACGATAATTGCTGGTGTTGGCATATCTTTTGAATCTTCTACAATATTTTCTAATGTTGATACTACTACTTCTTGATCAGGAGTTGAACCCTTAGAAATTACAGCACATGGATAATCTTTCGATTTCCCATATTTCATTAGTTTTCTAGTAATTAATTTAATATTATGGAATCCCATTAAGAATACTAAAGTCTCATCATTTAAGAAACTTTCCCATTCAATTTGTGAAATTCTTTTATCTGGTGATTCATGACCTGTTACAACTCTAAATGATGTAGTAACACCTCTATGAGTAACTGGAATTCCAGCATAAGCAGGAACAGAAATAGATGAAGTAATACCTGGAATTATCTCAAATTTAATATCTCTATCAAATAAATAAATAGCTTCTTCTCCACCTCTACCAAATACGAATGGATCTCCACCTTTTAGTCTTACAATTTTTTCATGTTTTAATGCTGCTTGATAAATGATTTCATTAATTTCATCTTGAGGAACTGAGTGTTTACCATCTTGTTTTCCAACATAAATTAACTCACAACCTTCTTTTGCTGTTTCTAAAATCTTAGGATTAGCTAATCTATCATAAATAATGATATCAGCTTCTTGAACGATTCTAGCCGCTTTTACAGTCATTAACTCAATATCACCTGGACCTGCCCCTGTTAAATATACTTTTCCCATTTTATTTTCCATCCTCATATAAAAATATTCCCGAAGGTTTTTTGATATTAAATATTTCTCTATTTAAAAACCATTCTTTTGTGTGTATTACTGCTACTTTATTTGTGTCATTTACTGAAACATATAGTTGTGGTGAAACATTTGACCATCTAATATGTAATACTTTTCCATCAAAATTAAATGTTTCAATAATTTTTAATGTTTTAGTATCTATTATTTGAATTGTAGGGAAATCTTTCCCTGAATATGTAACCGCTAAATGTTTTTTATCTGGACTTAAACTTGTAAATACTGGAAGCCCCTGCGTTTCAATATTTTTAATAAATTTAAAATCTTTATCATAAACTAATACTTTATTATCCCCAACAGCTGGAACAAATACTTTATCTCCACCTATTGACCAGAATCCAAAGTGTGGTACTTTAAGAACCATTTTTCTTTCATCATTTAAATAAA contains the following coding sequences:
- a CDS encoding type I secretion system permease/ATPase; amino-acid sequence: MFKNLNHEKLSSSLFDNLIYFLKHYHKSISANTIIEGFPLKQNEKIPDMLSIYNGKPLFVSLARKAGFKSKYVKKDFKDISSLVLPAIIILKDSTSCILEKIDREKDIAVIHVNEFEEIKEEIELSQIEDLYSGEMFLLKKEYFESELKPNLLKKNNEHWFWGTVKKNFSIYKDVVIASVLINIFVLLTPFFVMNVYDRVVPNFALETLWAMAIGICVIYIFDLITKFIRAYYIDISSKKVDIIVSSKLFDKILNIKLEHKPKSIGSFANNIKDFELIKSFFSSSTIAVLVDLPFSILFLVAIYYISGSIVIVPLIFIALIMMYSFFIRRPLHKSIEASNEAVSYKNGILIESLNALETIKSLGASGHLRWKWEESTADISTKSLLTKMLTTSITNINAFFVQLTTVFVVIYGVYAIAEKDLTLGGLIAAVILGGRAIGPMGQFASLISNYEQAKTSYVMLENIMNLPEERESNKAAIHKEYIEGSFEFKDVSFFYNENKKVLDNVSFSVKQGEKIAIIGKIGSGKSTIMKMLMKLYDSNEGEIILDGIEIKQIEPSDVRKNIAYVSQDTLLFNGTLKENILYKYPYENDDILINATKTAQLLDFVNSHPQGFDLQVGERGDTLSGGQKKAISLARALVGNYSTLLLDEPTDSMDIATEKNLINALKDEIKDKTVLLTTHKSSMLDLVDRVIVIDNGRVVLDGEKNYVLSALAGKVK
- a CDS encoding HlyD family type I secretion periplasmic adaptor subunit, whose product is MKEQDKTSDFEFMNSVSQALVEKAPNSTKVILYIILSLVIFFFIWAYFAKVDQLVRGESKVIPYGQNQIVQNFEGGIVIEILVEEGDLVKKGDVLLKLKNKQYSSSYEKNILEINELKAQRNRLIAEANSKDFIFDERNDIYQKEYDLYKSDLAQLKSKLQVFDEQISQKEKEKNEIKSRIRHLDQNFKLIREEQKVMDPLVKRGIVSKVEYLKLLREANSIKDELESTKLSLLRTASSVKEFKNRYKEAQQQFQNTAHAKYNEVVAKINQFTKQNQGLADQVNRTVVLSPVTGFIKKMHVNTIGGSVQPGMDLVEIVPKDKKLLIEAKIKPEDIAFLHFEQDVTLKFTAYDFSIYGSLDGKIEKISPDSSTDKENNTYYLIYIRTNKDYLGIESKPLMIMPGMRGSADILTGQKNILTYLLKPIIKTKQYAFTEN
- a CDS encoding response regulator transcription factor, whose amino-acid sequence is MRIIMISPNRLLHNQWNKALARDVEIKNLYFEEEIDSFDYKEKDIVLLDYDNLSSFLIRILKAKVMCLSSQLDNVKGFRLLKEGAKGYGNTYMTPLNLKEAIKVIKSDKVWIYPELMSFIIEHSTLSTTSKQDTKINELSTREFDVSKLVSRGLTNKQIANELDITERTVKAHISAVFAKFDIKDRVTLGIRMKDHVV
- the trpS gene encoding tryptophan--tRNA ligase, with the protein product MRILSGIQPSGTLHIGNYFGAIKRIIESQNQGELFAFIASYHALTSVKDKEVLEQNTFEATVNFLALGMDPEKATFWVQHHVKEVLELYWLLSNHTSMGLLERAHSYKDKTARGIQANHGLFSYPVLMAADILLFDSEIVPVGKDQIQHVEIARDIATSINHTYKQDLFVLPQSKVDEVLATVPGTDGAKMSKSYGNTIDMFNTKKKIKKQVMGIVTDSRELDEVKEWENCNIYKLSELFMNDEELKELQTRYATPGEGYGHFKLTLLDKMTEYFAPYQERREHLLANPKEVHEILAYGAEKASKIASEKMRVLRDVVGLI
- a CDS encoding TAXI family TRAP transporter solute-binding subunit — encoded protein: MKNKFLTVSIPVILLVIASFYLAFQFINPSPKRVITIATGSIHGQYYQTAIKYKELLHKVDVEVNIVTSSGSLENIKFLNEKKVDIAFIQNGTIKANTTKSIEALASVYYEPLWLFYKKDLNDIQYIQDLKSKKISLGLEHSGTKDLSSEVLAINGINKDNAQLEYFNAKESKDKLLNDELDALFLVTSANSKIIKELLENKDIAVFSFKRAIAYSKKFHYLEPINLYEGTVDIYNNMPSRDIKLLSTTATLVVNKDFSDELIRIFLKKVKEVHKRKSLFEAENQFPNINNIEIDMNEEAFRYFTYGDTFLEKIFPYWIASNLDRLKILLIPLLTLMIPLFKGVFPLYRWSIRSKIYRWYDEVQDLDLSLEGLSKEELVEKLKELEKLKQEIKEETKVPLSYMGEYYDLIMHLELIISKVNIKISSN
- a CDS encoding glycosyl transferase: MSFHEYIRAVGTGPKSNRELTKEEMSDAMECIINQSVHSEQIAAFLLGWRVRLESIEELKTTFDVCDKYITRTTVENSIELGYPFDGKADNPYILPLVAKYLKKFDLNLVVSGDELQPAKKGLTIKELYQNVKFDDNIHYFDRSEYFKELSDLTKIRNILGLRTAFNTVEKLLNPGNSQYAVNAAFHKPYVVKYNELFGKNYEHLVIVKGNEGTPEIFSKCKYWLNQDGVISEHIIDPEFFGINYKKSTRVIPKEESLNMTNNPSDDLEKLAKLNAAMFLIAAKKSNNIKDAFDMLD
- a CDS encoding Lrp/AsnC family transcriptional regulator codes for the protein MKDEILYRVQKNFPLTKKPFEHIANELNITEDEVIRILQEEKENNIIRQTSAIFDTKKLGYKSSLIAFEIKEEDIDDAVLILNSHPGISHNYERNHSYNIWFTLAIAPNSKSNLEETVELLSKLTKAQDYIILPTLKLFKISVKLDTTNKQDKKEKVAKKEFKKLDLNEHHYNIIKEAQNNIDIVSEPFKGIIDKLDITYDEFFETLKDFQEAGVMRRFACILNHRKAGFNANAMVVWDIEEGEKGEEIGKIAASFSAVSHCYLRPKYPTWNYNLFTMIHGKTKEDTQAVIDSIANEIDYKSNMPLYSSREFKKVRIKYFCDEFKTWEDKYIN
- a CDS encoding Crp/Fnr family transcriptional regulator, with product MQTKLKDIFLFKNLCDDTLDRISEFTVPVKLLKDNILFYEGDESEYLYLLSKGIVKLYKTASNDKEIVMKYFHGNELIAEVANFDNIPYPATAQAFTDSEVLKIDFKKLKEVIYSDPELSFVIQASLIKKIRNLEKIVFMHVVLDSKERIAKYLCEYTEDFFNTKNIIVAEILNISPETLSRMLRVFKNEGLIDSKAKTVDKKRLELLFS
- the cobA gene encoding uroporphyrinogen-III C-methyltransferase → MGKVYLTGAGPGDIELMTVKAARIVQEADIIIYDRLANPKILETAKEGCELIYVGKQDGKHSVPQDEINEIIYQAALKHEKIVRLKGGDPFVFGRGGEEAIYLFDRDIKFEIIPGITSSISVPAYAGIPVTHRGVTTSFRVVTGHESPDKRISQIEWESFLNDETLVFLMGFHNIKLITRKLMKYGKSKDYPCAVISKGSTPDQEVVVSTLENIVEDSKDMPTPAIIVVGEVVKLREKIKWTY